A stretch of Gemmatimonadota bacterium DNA encodes these proteins:
- the recO gene encoding DNA repair protein RecO, which produces MSLVSSPAILLRSHDYGDSSKVLKYFTRDLGPVSVMAHGARARAGKGRDAATVFGSGNLVFYFKEGRDLHTLREFTPTRVREGLGRNLVSFAGAAAIVELVSVHSEREANPELFDLVEELFDSLEGVDAARAAVVALSGLWQLVAAFGFAPRLDECVACGRDPGEGVGRLDLNEGGIRCEECSRELDSPRLGPVARRHIGWLLGLAVDDGQAPELDHARAHLSVLSAFLSHHVTGRQLESLEFLAQVLASDEISPESVARRPGSLRDR; this is translated from the coding sequence GTGAGCCTGGTCAGCTCGCCGGCCATCCTGCTCCGGTCCCACGACTACGGAGACAGTTCGAAGGTCCTCAAATACTTCACACGCGATCTCGGTCCCGTCTCGGTCATGGCTCACGGAGCGCGGGCCCGGGCCGGGAAGGGCAGGGACGCGGCGACGGTTTTCGGGTCGGGAAATCTCGTATTCTACTTCAAGGAAGGCCGCGATCTCCACACTCTGCGCGAGTTCACGCCCACCCGCGTTCGCGAGGGGTTGGGACGGAATCTGGTGAGCTTCGCCGGGGCCGCAGCGATCGTCGAGCTCGTATCGGTCCACAGCGAACGGGAGGCGAATCCCGAGCTCTTCGATCTGGTGGAGGAGCTCTTCGACTCCCTCGAGGGCGTCGACGCGGCTCGAGCGGCGGTGGTCGCGCTCTCCGGACTCTGGCAGTTAGTGGCGGCGTTCGGTTTCGCTCCCAGGCTCGACGAGTGCGTGGCGTGCGGGAGAGACCCCGGGGAAGGCGTGGGTCGGCTCGACCTCAACGAGGGTGGGATAAGGTGCGAGGAGTGCTCTAGGGAACTCGACTCTCCCAGGCTCGGACCCGTCGCTCGCCGGCATATCGGTTGGCTCCTCGGACTTGCGGTGGACGACGGCCAGGCACCCGAACTCGACCATGCTCGCGCCCACCTCTCCGTGCTGTCCGCGTTCCTCAGCCATCACGTCACCGGACGCCAACTGGAATCTCTGGAGTTCCTCGCCCAGGTGCTCGCAAGCGACGAGATCTCGCCGGAGTCCGTCGCACGTCGGCCCGGATCCCTCCGGGATCGGTAG